A segment of the Coffea arabica cultivar ET-39 chromosome 8c, Coffea Arabica ET-39 HiFi, whole genome shotgun sequence genome:
ATATACTTTCAAGGAATGCTTCATTGCTGCATctcttttctgattttttgcaTCTGATGGAGATAAAGCAGCCATTACATATATCTTGGCAGTTGGCATGATCATTGATGAATTAAGCACTACAACGGATGCATAAATTGGCAGCAAATAACCCTGCACTGATGTATATATCTTGAAGTGTAAAATGCAGTGACATAATGTTTGATTGTGTAAATGATTTTTACTATATATCTAATACAAGGAAAGTTTGACACACATTTTCTATATAACCATCTATCAGAACTTGCTGTTTGTAGCGAAAGAAAACGGCATTCATCACCTGTAATTGTATGAACAAATTTGTGTACCAAAACGATGGTTCAATCCCTTAATCTTCGAATCATCCATTGCTCATCCTGCTTGAAACACAAAGTGTTCTCGTTTCTCATGCATCTGCACTTCCTTGTGTTGAGGAAGCAAATGCAAATTTCCAATCAGGAAGTATCGGAGGAAAATAATTACAATCCACAACTAACAAAATACAAATGAAGTAACAAACTCACATGAGTGCTACAGCTTGAAAGAAAATTATGGAGAAGCAAATTATTCTTGTACAGCGgaacaaattgatccaaaaatcGGCTTGTTGGTTTTCCTGGTCAGGTGCAATGGGCAACATCCTATCGGATCACTGTAGACATGTTTCTTCCGGCAAGACAAGTACTTCTTATTTTTccttcaaaagaatgacaaaTGGAGTTGTTTCAAGAAAATTCACTGATTCATTGCTAAGATCCTATATTTGTTGAATATATAGTGAGCAAATACAACAGTATACCCTACTTTAATTACATAAAAATTTgtcattttttaatcattttttttccatccACATGCTAAATAATTGTCTTGGACTTTGATATCCCAATTACTTAGATATAATTGGTCAAATCTTATTAACAAATATAGTACATTCACTATTACGGCAAATAAATTAGTATAATTTTCCATGTTATTTAAGCACAATTCTATTAAATATCAGtacattttataaaaatattgaCCTATTCTTGAAAATATTCACTTgctatttaataaataaatattaacacAATCACACATAATCATGAGCACTATAACATGTACAAAACAGTGCGTAGCAAGGGTTTTCCAGCCTCCTAGTTCGATACAGAGAGGATAAGAAACCAATGGACAATTACGTTTTTGGCAGCACCTGGCTCTTAATCATTTTCCACAAACCTTCACCTTGGACTGTCTTCCTGCACCTGCAGCAAAACCAATACACTCTGTTCAATTAAGATTTTAACTTATCCAATTGTTTTATCTACAAATCTAAAATATTAGGGACATTAATTTATCaagtaattttgaaaatcctagattTAGAGTCTTCTTGAGTAATAGTAATACAAATACAAGTAATTCGATAACCAAAAATTAAGAAGATAGTCTACAAATTACGAACCTTAGTTTAGGAATTGCGAGTTCTCCTAATAGGTCTGAAAAAATTCATGTGTCTTAAACTATGATTAACCAAAGTAAGAAACAATTAGTGCTCCACCTTCCTCAATCGGTATCAAGATTCATTCAAGACGTTTGGGTCGGGGTAATAGAAAAATCAGTCCAAAAAAGACATCTTCTTACTTTGTCTTGAAAATCGGACAGATGTAATAAAACATCTTCCACTGTCAGAAATTCCCACCAATTAATTAATTCATCCCTCTATGCCACTcctcctcttctctctctctgatCCGAAGAAACACACCGCCCCAACTGTCTCCTTCCTGAATCACTGACAGCAAAACTTCCAACTTTACACATAGTCACAGAgtaagttttctttcttttacatAATTACCTGTTTGCAAGGTTACTTACGAAGTACTGAATTGTTATTTACTATTTGTGTTTGATGTAGTGTAGTTAAAGCATCCCACCTTATAGATCCCCTGCTACTTATTTCTGAACCCAAATTAATCTCTTTTATGACTGTATTCAGCCTTGTTTTTGAGGGTTCTGGCTAAAATCTTGAATTTTGCCCTGTATGATATTGAAGTTAAATGTTTATGCCGTAATCCGACTGACTGGTTTTTTGATGTTATTCGGTTCTTTTTTGGATCAGTATTAAAGGGTTGTCGTTGTTTTCGTTGTCCGGTGGAAGCTGAGGTTTGCCTTGTAGAGTCATAGTTGGAGAACGAGGGTTGTTGGTAAAAAAAAATGCGGTTGTTTCcattgagctcgagttcgagttcatcAAAGGATCGGAATAGTAATGGAGAGAGAAATCGGGTCTCTTTGTATTTAAATGTATATGACCTCACAAATATAAACGACTATCTCTACTGGTTCGGGCTTGGGATTTTTCATTCCGGCATTGAAGGTATTAAAAAAAGCTCcaatctttctttccttttgtaaTGGTTTACTAGTTTACTATACTTTTTTATGCTTTTATCTAATGAATCGTAATGTGTTTGGAGATTGTTTGTGATAAAGTTTGAATCTTTATTCCTTTTAGAAagttgtttcttaaatttcagTTGTTTGTCTAGCATGATGTTACCTGATTGTCCTCTAGTTGTTTTTAGGAGTTTTGAGGGAGTGACTGTTTTTGTTGAGTGTaatgttgtttttgttgttgtttatatAGATGTGCACCGTTTGGTCCTCTGCATTGCTTCTCACAAGTTTTGAGGCATTGCAGTATATTAAAATAGTTGTGGATAAACATTTTAAGGCCATAATAATATACCATACATGGTTGAAGCTTCCTGCCCTGTCTGGCATGATTACCAACATGGCAACTGTTATAACAATTTTGCAAACCCAGATTGAGGTGATATTTACATCAGCCTGACTCAGCTCCCATGTCCATAATTGCAAATGACTCTTTCAAGCATGGGCTGCCAGCTGATATTTACATCAGAACTCGTTTTGGGGAATGCTTCTTTTGTCTAACAAGTTGTTGGAAATAACTTGTATTCAAGGTTATTCATTGGGGACTCTTTATACCAACTTGTCAAATACTAGCAAAGCTACGGGATTTGAGCTATGAAGCAGCTCATGGATCGTTTGCAAGTCATGTCCATAGGCCATGGGTTTGTGCCAGTCTTTCTTTTCTAGCTTTACATAAAGCTGAAAACTTTTTGGTTGCCCAATTGCTGGCCAATCTCTAATCTCTTGTAGTTTATTGCCCTGTGTGCTGCTACCGTTCTCTGTTCTGTCATGCTAAGAAATCTCTCTTAGCTGGAGTAACTATATTGACTTGGAAACTTAATTAAGTGTCAGCTAGGAACGTATTTTATGtgatatatttatttctttttgggCTAATAATCTCAGATTTTACCCAGTTTAGGTATTTTGAGTGTGGAACTAGGTAAACAGGATATATTAATTTTCTCCACAGAGGAGCTCCAGTGATACTGAAAACCATTAAGTTTGTTTTATTCACATAATCATTTATGCTTGTTCCCACCATAGTCAGTTGTAACAACACAATTTATTTAAGCTTGTGCCTAGAATCTTACACTGTTTCCAGTCAATAatgaacaaaaatcattttccccGACAAGAAGAAAGAATCTCTCTTTCAAGTCGTCACTTAATAGATTTACGTAAGATGTATGAACAACAGTACTAATTCACACATATTTTCTCTCAGACATGCAGCCTTATTTGCATCACTTTAGCATCTGAATGCAGCGAAAAGCTTAATTCACCTTAGGAACCTCCACTCTGTGGGGAGCTTAAAAAAATCTTCCTTACCTGTGAATTTAATTCACTATGAGTTGACTGTTTTGTATCGTGAAAAAAGAGGCGGCAATACCTTCTATTCCATTTTGCTCTTTATGTATCTGTTGTTGGAAATATACATTGATCTTATAAAATCTTTCACTGCTAAATGATGATGTAATATCTTGAGTAAGAATAAGTTTTCGATGCCAAAATGCTAATCTTGGTTCTCATGTTTCAATCAATCTTCAGATGTTCATCTTTGTTTACTGTCGTTATATATTGGTGATGCAGTTCAGTATGATGATTCATATATTTATACTAGCCTTAATCTTGGCAACGTTTAAAGAACATTAAACTTTGACATAAATGCTTAGTTACTTGTTACTCAGATCCTCAGTAGTTCCTGGAAGTTATAGTTTTGAGTCATACGAGGCATATTGACATATAGATGGTAACTTAAAACATGGAGTGCAATTATGGCTCTTTGGTGATAGTTGTTGCAACTTTGGACAACATTGGGAGTGATGATCTACGACTTCACTAATTTCTTGGATCTGTTTTGCATTTCAATCATGACTGAGTACATTGGTTCTAAAGGGCTGCATGTAATCCAATAATAGATGTGTTGAAAGAAGTCTCATAGATGTGATTCTGACAAGATCTGTGCTGTTAATTGTTATCACTTGCTATTAGACATGTTGAGCCTTTATTTTGACTTAGTCCATTAGTTCAATGGTTCTGGCTGTATGTGTTAGCATAACATGGTTATGTTCTATGTCGTTTTGGTTTGTAAAATTATAACTTTAGCCGTAATCTTTGCTTCTGTTTGACTGCAGTACATGGTTTAGAGTATGGGTATGGAGCACATGAGTATCCAACAAGTGGGGTGTTTGAAGTTGAACCCAAAAATTGCCCTGGTTTTGTTTTTAGGCGGTCAGTCCTTTTGGGTAGCACCGACATGACTCGTTCAGAAATTCAGTCATTCATGGAGCATCTTTCTAGCAAATATCATGGAGACAACTATCATCTGATTGCCAAGAATTGCAATCATTTCACCGATGATGTTAGCGTGTGTCTCACAGGAAAGCGAATTCCTGGATGGGTGAACCGACTAGCACATTTAGGTAAGGACACAAGGAGTTTATTTGTAGTTTTAAGGATGTGATTAGAGATGAAGTTTAAGGTAGTCAGGGagaactttttgtgatgtgatgtatgtgagataaaaaggtaatcgggaagataaaaaggtgtattggaaattgtaatgatgatgtaagcaaataaaattggagaaataatgctcaatccaaacaaacggCCTAGACAATCTGGAGCTGTTAATTTTGTTATAATATCtgtgattttatttattagtcAATTAACTGAGATACCTCAATCATCctttttttggggaaaaa
Coding sequences within it:
- the LOC113706485 gene encoding deSI-like protein At4g17486, producing MRLFPLSSSSSSSKDRNSNGERNRVSLYLNVYDLTNINDYLYWFGLGIFHSGIEVHGLEYGYGAHEYPTSGVFEVEPKNCPGFVFRRSVLLGSTDMTRSEIQSFMEHLSSKYHGDNYHLIAKNCNHFTDDVSVCLTGKRIPGWVNRLAHLGSFFNCLLPESIQIQAVRLPDHQAYSDDGTDSVGSSVSADVEEEELDHHLLTVTNSDVAFLKEKPVRLTKEAL